The region GGGTGATAGTTTTGGTTCCTCTGCCAATGTACAAAGCTACAAAGAATCGATGTCAGAATCCTGTCAAAATAAGTCAAAAGTTCCTGCTGTTTTATCATTAAAAAGTATCTGAAATAGACCATTCTCTTTTAATATAGAATTGATGTTTTCAGATACTACTCTAACCTTTTTAATAATCAGACTTTTTGTGATAGTgtattaaaaaatgtgattcTGTTGCATGAACCAATATTAAAGCATTTTTCAAACCCACGTAGTCATACTTCAGCTGTGatgagtgttttctgtttgtgtgtctgtgtgtgtacagtcaCAGAGACCTGAAGCCAGAGAACTTGCTCCTGGATGAGAAGAACAACATCCGAATCGCTGACTTTGGGATGGCCTCCCTCCAGGTGGGAGACAGTCTGTTAGAGACTAGCTGTGGGTGAGTACCtactctttgtgtgtgtatccataAATGTGTACACACTTAAAATGCCTGCCTATATTCTTATCAAATTAAACTACTCCAGAAATCATTCAGAATAATCATCCTATTAAAATCCATAATCGAATTATACAttcttaaaaatgtatattggcATTGTTCCATAATTTTACCCCAACAATAGAAACACATCTCCCTTCTCGACTTTGCTCTGGAgatcatttgaattattttataatatattgaATCATAAAATTTTTATAGCGTGATAGTttagaaacagacacacacatgcacattgctttttatatttatactgctTCAGAGTTGTAAGTGTAGTATTATCGCTTTAGCTTctaatatttctttttcatttcagatcACCACATTATGCGTGCCCTGAAGTTATACGGGTAAGACTTGCACAGTGTCCTACTCAAATGTTGTCTCGCAATAACGAAATTAGCAAATGTTATtcataaattattcatttagAGGCAAATACACAATGACAAAGCCACACGAACATCGCATATTGTTGTAAAATCGGGAAGAATAATTCAAAAAGTCTTAATAGAATCCTAGAATCTGGCACGTGTGTTGTTAAGAAGGCTCATTTCTGATTAAGGGACATCAGCATACAAAAAAATGAACCAGTTCTATCAATGAATAGATGGTTTCAGTGTTTTGGACTAAGTGCTGGATTAAAATGGATTACAGTGTTTCCTTTTCATAGTCTTTGATAAGCCTTAAACCAGATGAAACTTTCACATTGAATAGGAATAATAAAAgttaatttttgttttcacattgtcAGTGGTTCATGAATTTAAGGGGTTTCTGTGTTCGGCAGGGGGAGAAATATGATGGGCGGAGAGCAGATGTGTGGAGCTGTGGGGTCATCCTGTTTGCTCTACTGGTGGTACGTCCTCTACTCCTGTTTTCACAATGAAGTTTGGTCCATTTCTAATAAGCCCTTGTGTGTTTGCGGTTTTCTACTTACCTCCCTCCATTTGTCAAGCTTTTCGaatcttccctctctccctttctcctgaAGGGCGCCCTGCCTTTTGACCATGACAACTTGCGTCAGCTCCTAGAGAAGGTGAAGAGTGGGGTGTTCCACATGCCCCACTTCATCCCCCCGGACTGCCAGTCTCTGCTCAAGGGTATGATCGAGGTCAACCCTGAAAAGAGGCTCACGGTATGAGACTGAGCTCACATGCAGACAACACCTTGAATTAATACAAGTCTCGTATATAGATTGTAACTGAAGAGTCTTAAatgaatgggccctttatattcaaatactatgtatttactttgttttttaaagaccagacaaaataaacaccttttgagttttacaaCAACTGAAGGCCAccacaggttctgtttcatgtttggaaaagGGAAGGGTATttggctgcaacatgcaacttcaccactagatgtcactaaatcctaaacactgaacctttaatactcttttagttttttattcactttgctTTTGTACTTTTTAGCATTTTAATTATCTTATTTGACAAAGTTGCATTTATATCAGGTCATTTAATCAttggtgtgtttttgttgcatttgtttgttagaaTTTAGAAAGATCTATGTTCATGGGGTTATGTGATCTTTAATACACAATATCTGGAATGGATGAGCTGACTTTTATGTCTGAAGAAAACTGTTTATACAACATAAGGCTTTCTGTGATCATCTGGCTCGGTAGAAACTAACGGCCCCATCTGCCATGTCACCCCTTACAGCTAGAGGCCATCCAGAAACACGCCTGGTATCAGTGAGTATACGTTCATCTTTGCTTACATTACTGTTGAAAGAAACACTAATTTAAAGGGATGTTGCATCATATCTTAGCATACACATTACATCTGTATCATCTATTGTGTTTCATCACGTGTgacttgtgtgtgcgtgtgtgcgtgtgtgtgcgtgtgtgtgtgtgtgtgtttgtgtgtggctccCAGGGGTGGTCGAAATGAGCCGTGTCCTGAGCAGCCTCCTCCCaggcgagtgtgtgtgaggcgaATCTCGTCCCTGACTGAGCTGGACCCAGATGTGTTGGACAGCATGCACTCGCTTGGCTGTTTCCGAGACCGAGTCAAGCTCACACGTGATTTGCAATGTGAAGAgtaagagatttttttttttcaactttaacCATGACTGGGCTTGGAGTGAATAGAATAATctaaacacagatttttataCCAGAGGATAAGGCGTCTGGCAATATTCTGCCCAGAAAATATGACCTATCCTCACAAATATCAAACTAATTTTATTGTCATGTTCTTCTTCTcagctttaactttaaattaaagtcaGGTTTATCACAGGGAAGTGATACTGAGGGCTTTAGAATACAAACTGATTTGTGAcatgtcttttgtttgtgttgttcctCAGAGAAAATCAGGAGAAGATGATCTATTACCTACTGCTGGACAGGAAAGAGCGTTACCCCAGCTATGAGGATGAGGACTTGCCTCCGCGCAATGACGTAGGTCAGTCTTTAGGGGGCAGGAGGGATCCACTGAAGGCAGGGAGCTGCTTTTCTCATCCTCACGTCTCGGAGAAGCAAGTGTACCACAAAGGGAGGCTGGTACTATACTCGGGTACTCAATACCTCTGCCAGTTAATCTTCAATCATTTGacaatttaaatgtgacatttttgaataaatattttgcAATGGTAGCCATTAGCTAGAGAATCAGTAACTGAGATCTCTTGTTGGCTTTATTAGCTAAAGGCCTCTTTAGGCTTGAGTGTGGAAGTAGGTTAAATGGAACCATGTGTAAAATTTTACACAAGTAACAACAAGTCTGTTGTCTTTTGCATCATTCAAACCATGGGAAAGAACAGGGTTAACTGAACCATTCTCCCAAGCAGAAGAAGATACGTTAATCACAGTCACAGATGGCACAGTGAGTGAAAAGCCTGTGGAAAAAATCACTTTCAACATGATCAGACATTTTCACAATGGTGAAGATGTAGCAACAGCTCTTACTACCAGGGAGGACTAGGGCTCATTTGAAAtgtctttcttattttttttgatAATACCTCTGCAGTGGTAAAGAAAGactggtaaatggtctgtatttatattgcacttttcttttcctgatgaccactcagagcactttacagtacagttttacattcacccattcacacacacattcatacagtgcatctatatgaaattttgggttcagtatcttgcccaaggacacttaggtATGCAGATTAGTGACCAGCAACCTTCTGGATGaccgctctaacccctgagccacaggcTCAACCAACTACTTGCtaaaattgatttattttgatgaatTTTGTTACAATTTTATGGTGGTACTCTACAGCAGACCCTCCTCGAAAGCGGGTTGACTCTCCCATGCTGACGCGCCACGGCCGCTGTCGCCCTGAGAGGAAAAGTCTTGAGGTGCTGAGTGTTACAGAACAGGGGTCTCCCACCCCACCTCGCAGGGCCCTGGACACAGCTGCACACAGTCAGAGGTACAGTATATTAAGCTCTAGAATTCATTCCCAGTTGAGATAATAACAGACTGGTGTGAAGATCTTTTGACCTCTGGTCTCCTTGTCAGGTCTCGCTCGGTGAGCGGAGCCTCCACTGGTCTCTCCTCCAGCCCTCTCAGCAGTCCCCGGGTAAGGGCCTGTTGGCCAACTTTTACTGAACCGTACACACTGCTTCGCTATCATTGCACACGTTACTAGCATGCAtgataaaatgttgaatttcCAAGGttcatttctgttgtttaaCTTCCTCATGTGACATAGTAGCTCTAcagttaaatttaattaaaccaATATCCTTAATGTAGATGTatatctgaaaatattttaagcatatcatttaaaaaacattattgattgattttgaaatataaaagcCCTTGTGTGACTTATTACATGTAATTCTGAATGCTTTGCAAATTATATTGTTAACGATCGATATCAGTGTACTGTGTTACTGTGATGATTAATGCAGCCGTTATCAGCCTCTTCTGAGCAAAAATTCTGACCACACTCCATACCCCACTGAGACGTCCATTTTCCAAGATCCCTGTCATTTTTACACCTTATCACGACACCAGTGCGTCAGATTTAATCTCTCAACCAGCAGGAGGTTTGCGTGgcatttttcttctgtcttcatGTCACTTCTCTTTTTCACCATGCATGAACTGGCACCTTCAGAAAAAGAACTTGGAGATTATTGATTTTTGGTTTAtgggtttaaataaaaaaggtcaATGGATGTTAAAATATCAGCAACAGTACAGTAACTCTTTCACTTCCACTGTTCTAAGTCACCACATTCTTAACCACACCCTCATATAAGCTATAAAAGTCACTTGTAAAGGACTAAGCTAGAGCTTTAATATTCAAGGCTGGTAGAATTACATTTGACACGTTCACTTCTCATAAGTTGCACTCTTTTTGTCATGAAGCATGGTATTCATTTCCATCCTTTCTCCATGTTCCatcccttctctttcttcttttccatcTCTCCCACCTCCCCACcaatcccccccccaccctacAAACCCACTCCCCAGTCCTATCAGAGCCCAGTCTTCACTTTCAGCCAATCAGACGTCACCTCTGCCACCGCTACCCTCCTCACAAAGGAGCCCAAACAGGGAAACACCACCACACCTCGCTCAGCACGGGCTCACGACAAGCCCAAAGCTCCCCCCAACCCAAAGACCCAGACCCTGCCCAGCAAGGGACCCGCTGACCGACCCCACCTGCAGCCCATCAAATCCCTGCCTCTGCACAACCCATCCTCCCGCTCCCCCTCTCCGCTTCTGTCACCCATCCCCCGTTTCTTCTTCCCCTCGTCCTCTGTCCTAAAGTCAGTGACTAAGAGCTTCTACCCAAACTCTGCCCACTCTGTGCCGCAGGTCACCCCCCAGGGCTCTCCGCTGCCCACACCCCTGGGCACCCCTGTCCACCACCCTCACCACCCTTCCTCCAccccgccctcctcctcctcgtcctcgtcctcctctcgggcggagggagggggaggtgtgGGCTCACTCTCGCTGACCCCGCCCTCCAGTCCAGGGGGGGGTAGCGGCATGGCGGCCAGCAGCTCTGCTCACTGGAGGACTCGCCTCAATTCATTCAAGAACAACCTGCTGGGCTCGCCGCGTTTCCACCGCCGCAAGCTGCAAGGTGAGTTTACCACAGCAGTAAGTGGACTTAAGTTATATTTTTACTACAGGTATGGGACCTTAAGACTTAAATATGATATCagtttcaaaatgtttaatgtttctctGCTTACTTTCTCTAATTTCTCTTTCAGCATATACTAGTAGAACAACAATGGATTATATCTTGATGGTTATTTTTCTCAAGCATCAAGCGTAAGGAATAAAATTGTAGATcagctttatttttaaaatagatttgtcTCTTTCAGTTCCTACATCAGAAGACATGTCCAGTCTAACACCAGAATCTAGCCCTGAGTAAGTCACAGTCCTTCAGATGAATTTCTGCTAAGATGtcactttttttctcaaaataaatctgtaCCTTTCTGCTTATGGACATTTTCCTTGGGTCAGAGTATTTGCTCACactctttatttttccttccAGGCTGGCTAAGAAGTCTTGGTTTGGAAACTTCATCGGCTtagagaaagaggagcagatCTTTGTGGTCATCAGAGACAAACCTCTGAGCTCTGTCAAAGCCGACATTGTGCACGCCTTCCTGTCTGTGAGTTTCAGATGTGGCTTGTCTTTCACGCCTTGCACTGTCAAAGCTTGTTTGTAGAAAGCATGGCTCTCACTTTAACTGTAACATTCACACATGCTCTTGTGCTGTACACACTTCATTTTTCTCttgatttcagttttcttctttatttcagtCTTGCTCACTGGTGGCACATAAACACTTTGCTTTCACCAATGGCTCACTCTTTCTCTGTTCTCCTCACCCTCGCCCTTTGTCTCCCTATACTCACGTTGGCCCCCGTACCTCTCCCGCCTCGTAAGTCTGTCggtctctctgcttcttctctgtctccccACCACACAGATCCCATCGCTCAGTCACAGCGTCCTTTCCCAGACCAGCTTCAGGGCCGAGTACAAGTCCTCCGGCGGCCCTTCCGTCTTCCAGAAGCCCGTCAAGTTCCAGGTGGACATTGCCTTCTCAGAGGGCGAGAGAGAGCGGGACAGGGAGAGGACCGAGAGGGAGGGCAGGAGGGAGACAGGAATCTACAGCGTGACGTTCACCCTCATATCAGGCAATTGCAGTCAACATTTAACCCTTTCAATTAGGAATTGAACCTACTGTATATAGAGCTAATGTTGAAATTTAGCAAATGCTATCTGGCAAAGAGCTGGGTTTTGTTAAGACTAAATGAACCATAATGCATTAGAGAATTCAGAACTATTTTactaaatgagaaaaatattaaacacggtagaaaaaaatatgaataaacaaaaaaaaaacgagccACCGTTCGATATGTGTTTGCCTTCTTTCATCTCCAGGTCCAAGTCGCAGGTTCAGACGAGTGGTGGAAACGATTCAAGCCCAGCTTCTCAGCTCCCATGATCAACCCATGGTGCAAGCCCTATCTGGTAAGACTGCTTACTCATGCTTGTGTACACGCCCTCAGTAAAACAAATTTGCACCTTCACAGGGgccgttttgttttgtttgtttcttttgcatATTttgcaaattatatttttttcccctctataAATATCTTCTGTTTAATGTTCTAAACCCCATTAAAATCATTGTTATTTCCTTGTGCTTGAAAGTTCCTTTAGTATTTTCAAAGGAGGGTGGTGTTTTCATCATTCTCTGTCCAAAACCATGAGTGTCACCTAAACTTTTGGTTCAATCATTTGGTAATTATACAGCTTTCATTTCCATTACCATGCTTAGTATCATCTAGTGCTAGCAGGCTACATACAGGCAACATGTTTTTGTGATATGCtactaactaacagacaaacaaaggaacccagatgaaaacataaccttcttggcagaggtaaaaaggCTAGACTCAATTTTTCAGGCTCAGTAGCACTTTACGTTAAGAGTGACTTTCCTGTCCTCCTCTGCTGATCCCTTCCCAGATGAGAAGAACGGCCGGCCCCACGGGACCCCCACCCGCCAAAACTCGAGACGCTCTGAGGGTGGGGGCGACAGGTGTGAGTGGGGAGACCGAACAGATGGAGGAGGCATCGGAGGCAGCGGGGGAGTTCTGCAGCGCAGAGGCTCAGCAAAAGAGAGAACCCGACTGCTGTCCTCCAATGGAACCCAGTCCCAGCCGTAGGATAGAAAGTGAGACCATGCAGCAGGATGCTTGAACTACACCCGAGAGACGACAGTGTAACTCCATCTC is a window of Paralichthys olivaceus isolate ysfri-2021 chromosome 21, ASM2471397v2, whole genome shotgun sequence DNA encoding:
- the brsk1a gene encoding serine/threonine-protein kinase BRSK2 isoform X13 → MSKELSLGQSAQYVGPYRLEKTLGKGQTGLVKLGVHCITGQKVAIKIVNREKLSESVLMKVEREIAILKLIEHPHVLKLHDVYENNKYLYLVLEHVSGGELFDYLVKKGRLTPKEARKFFRQIISALDFCHSHSICHRDLKPENLLLDEKNNIRIADFGMASLQVGDSLLETSCGSPHYACPEVIRGEKYDGRRADVWSCGVILFALLVGALPFDHDNLRQLLEKVKSGVFHMPHFIPPDCQSLLKGMIEVNPEKRLTLEAIQKHAWYQGGRNEPCPEQPPPRRVCVRRISSLTELDPDVLDSMHSLGCFRDRVKLTRDLQCEEENQEKMIYYLLLDRKERYPSYEDEDLPPRNDVADPPRKRVDSPMLTRHGRCRPERKSLEVLSVTEQGSPTPPRRALDTAAHSQRSRSVSGASTGLSSSPLSSPRSYQSPVFTFSQSDVTSATATLLTKEPKQGNTTTPRSARAHDKPKAPPNPKTQTLPSKGPADRPHLQPIKSLPLHNPSSRSPSPLLSPIPRFFFPSSSVLKSVTKSFYPNSAHSVPQVTPQGSPLPTPLGTPVHHPHHPSSTPPSSSSSSSSSRAEGGGGVGSLSLTPPSSPGGGSGMAASSSAHWRTRLNSFKNNLLGSPRFHRRKLQVPTSEDMSSLTPESSPELAKKSWFGNFIGLEKEEQIFVVIRDKPLSSVKADIVHAFLSIPSLSHSVLSQTSFRAEYKSSGGPSVFQKPVKFQVDIAFSEGERERDRERTEREGRRETGIYSVTFTLISGPSRRFRRVVETIQAQLLSSHDQPMVQALSDEKNGRPHGTPTRQNSRRSEGGGDRCEWGDRTDGGGIGGSGGVLQRRGSAKERTRLLSSNGTQSQP
- the brsk1a gene encoding serine/threonine-protein kinase BRSK2 isoform X2, with translation MSKELSLGQSAQYVGPYRLEKTLGKGQTGLVKLGVHCITGQKVAIKIVNREKLSESVLMKVEREIAILKLIEHPHVLKLHDVYENNKYLYLVLEHVSGGELFDYLVKKGRLTPKEARKFFRQIISALDFCHSHSICHRDLKPENLLLDEKNNIRIADFGMASLQVGDSLLETSCGSPHYACPEVIRGEKYDGRRADVWSCGVILFALLVGALPFDHDNLRQLLEKVKSGVFHMPHFIPPDCQSLLKGMIEVNPEKRLTLEAIQKHAWYQGGRNEPCPEQPPPRRVCVRRISSLTELDPDVLDSMHSLGCFRDRVKLTRDLQCEEENQEKMIYYLLLDRKERYPSYEDEDLPPRNDVGQSLGGRRDPLKAGSCFSHPHVSEKQVYHKGRLVLYSADPPRKRVDSPMLTRHGRCRPERKSLEVLSVTEQGSPTPPRRALDTAAHSQRSRSVSGASTGLSSSPLSSPRSYQSPVFTFSQSDVTSATATLLTKEPKQGNTTTPRSARAHDKPKAPPNPKTQTLPSKGPADRPHLQPIKSLPLHNPSSRSPSPLLSPIPRFFFPSSSVLKSVTKSFYPNSAHSVPQVTPQGSPLPTPLGTPVHHPHHPSSTPPSSSSSSSSSRAEGGGGVGSLSLTPPSSPGGGSGMAASSSAHWRTRLNSFKNNLLGSPRFHRRKLQDLSLSVPTSEDMSSLTPESSPELAKKSWFGNFIGLEKEEQIFVVIRDKPLSSVKADIVHAFLSIPSLSHSVLSQTSFRAEYKSSGGPSVFQKPVKFQVDIAFSEGERERDRERTEREGRRETGIYSVTFTLISGPSRRFRRVVETIQAQLLSSHDQPMVQALSDEKNGRPHGTPTRQNSRRSEGGGDRCEWGDRTDGGGIGGSGGVLQRRGSAKERTRLLSSNGTQSQP
- the brsk1a gene encoding serine/threonine-protein kinase BRSK2 isoform X10; this translates as MSKELSLGQSAQYVGPYRLEKTLGKGQTGLVKLGVHCITGQKVAIKIVNREKLSESVLMKVEREIAILKLIEHPHVLKLHDVYENNKYLYLVLEHVSGGELFDYLVKKGRLTPKEARKFFRQIISALDFCHSHSICHRDLKPENLLLDEKNNIRIADFGMASLQVGDSLLETSCGSPHYACPEVIRGEKYDGRRADVWSCGVILFALLVGALPFDHDNLRQLLEKVKSGVFHMPHFIPPDCQSLLKGMIEVNPEKRLTLEAIQKHAWYQGGRNEPCPEQPPPRRVCVRRISSLTELDPDVLDSMHSLGCFRDRVKLTRDLQCEEENQEKMIYYLLLDRKERYPSYEDEDLPPRNDVGQSLGGRRDPLKAGSCFSHPHVSEKQVYHKGRLVLYSADPPRKRVDSPMLTRHGRCRPERKSLEVLSVTEQGSPTPPRRALDTAAHSQRSRSVSGASTGLSSSPLSSPRVTPQGSPLPTPLGTPVHHPHHPSSTPPSSSSSSSSSRAEGGGGVGSLSLTPPSSPGGGSGMAASSSAHWRTRLNSFKNNLLGSPRFHRRKLQVPTSEDMSSLTPESSPELAKKSWFGNFIGLEKEEQIFVVIRDKPLSSVKADIVHAFLSIPSLSHSVLSQTSFRAEYKSSGGPSVFQKPVKFQVDIAFSEGERERDRERTEREGRRETGIYSVTFTLISGPSRRFRRVVETIQAQLLSSHDQPMVQALSDPFPDEKNGRPHGTPTRQNSRRSEGGGDRCEWGDRTDGGGIGGSGGVLQRRGSAKERTRLLSSNGTQSQP
- the brsk1a gene encoding serine/threonine-protein kinase BRSK2 isoform X3 translates to MSKELSLGQSAQYVGPYRLEKTLGKGQTGLVKLGVHCITGQKVAIKIVNREKLSESVLMKVEREIAILKLIEHPHVLKLHDVYENNKYLYLVLEHVSGGELFDYLVKKGRLTPKEARKFFRQIISALDFCHSHSICHRDLKPENLLLDEKNNIRIADFGMASLQVGDSLLETSCGSPHYACPEVIRGEKYDGRRADVWSCGVILFALLVGALPFDHDNLRQLLEKVKSGVFHMPHFIPPDCQSLLKGMIEVNPEKRLTLEAIQKHAWYQGGRNEPCPEQPPPRRVCVRRISSLTELDPDVLDSMHSLGCFRDRVKLTRDLQCEEENQEKMIYYLLLDRKERYPSYEDEDLPPRNDVGQSLGGRRDPLKAGSCFSHPHVSEKQVYHKGRLVLYSADPPRKRVDSPMLTRHGRCRPERKSLEVLSVTEQGSPTPPRRALDTAAHSQRSRSVSGASTGLSSSPLSSPRSYQSPVFTFSQSDVTSATATLLTKEPKQGNTTTPRSARAHDKPKAPPNPKTQTLPSKGPADRPHLQPIKSLPLHNPSSRSPSPLLSPIPRFFFPSSSVLKSVTKSFYPNSAHSVPQVTPQGSPLPTPLGTPVHHPHHPSSTPPSSSSSSSSSRAEGGGGVGSLSLTPPSSPGGGSGMAASSSAHWRTRLNSFKNNLLGSPRFHRRKLQVPTSEDMSSLTPESSPELAKKSWFGNFIGLEKEEQIFVVIRDKPLSSVKADIVHAFLSIPSLSHSVLSQTSFRAEYKSSGGPSVFQKPVKFQVDIAFSEGERERDRERTEREGRRETGIYSVTFTLISGPSRRFRRVVETIQAQLLSSHDQPMVQALSDPFPDEKNGRPHGTPTRQNSRRSEGGGDRCEWGDRTDGGGIGGSGGVLQRRGSAKERTRLLSSNGTQSQP
- the brsk1a gene encoding serine/threonine-protein kinase BRSK2 isoform X5; this encodes MSKELSLGQSAQYVGPYRLEKTLGKGQTGLVKLGVHCITGQKVAIKIVNREKLSESVLMKVEREIAILKLIEHPHVLKLHDVYENNKYLYLVLEHVSGGELFDYLVKKGRLTPKEARKFFRQIISALDFCHSHSICHRDLKPENLLLDEKNNIRIADFGMASLQVGDSLLETSCGSPHYACPEVIRGEKYDGRRADVWSCGVILFALLVGALPFDHDNLRQLLEKVKSGVFHMPHFIPPDCQSLLKGMIEVNPEKRLTLEAIQKHAWYQGGRNEPCPEQPPPRRVCVRRISSLTELDPDVLDSMHSLGCFRDRVKLTRDLQCEEENQEKMIYYLLLDRKERYPSYEDEDLPPRNDVADPPRKRVDSPMLTRHGRCRPERKSLEVLSVTEQGSPTPPRRALDTAAHSQRSRSVSGASTGLSSSPLSSPRSYQSPVFTFSQSDVTSATATLLTKEPKQGNTTTPRSARAHDKPKAPPNPKTQTLPSKGPADRPHLQPIKSLPLHNPSSRSPSPLLSPIPRFFFPSSSVLKSVTKSFYPNSAHSVPQVTPQGSPLPTPLGTPVHHPHHPSSTPPSSSSSSSSSRAEGGGGVGSLSLTPPSSPGGGSGMAASSSAHWRTRLNSFKNNLLGSPRFHRRKLQDLSLSVPTSEDMSSLTPESSPELAKKSWFGNFIGLEKEEQIFVVIRDKPLSSVKADIVHAFLSIPSLSHSVLSQTSFRAEYKSSGGPSVFQKPVKFQVDIAFSEGERERDRERTEREGRRETGIYSVTFTLISGPSRRFRRVVETIQAQLLSSHDQPMVQALSDPFPDEKNGRPHGTPTRQNSRRSEGGGDRCEWGDRTDGGGIGGSGGVLQRRGSAKERTRLLSSNGTQSQP
- the brsk1a gene encoding serine/threonine-protein kinase BRSK2 isoform X11; this encodes MSKELSLGQSAQYVGPYRLEKTLGKGQTGLVKLGVHCITGQKVAIKIVNREKLSESVLMKVEREIAILKLIEHPHVLKLHDVYENNKYLYLVLEHVSGGELFDYLVKKGRLTPKEARKFFRQIISALDFCHSHSICHRDLKPENLLLDEKNNIRIADFGMASLQVGDSLLETSCGSPHYACPEVIRGEKYDGRRADVWSCGVILFALLVGALPFDHDNLRQLLEKVKSGVFHMPHFIPPDCQSLLKGMIEVNPEKRLTLEAIQKHAWYQGGRNEPCPEQPPPRRVCVRRISSLTELDPDVLDSMHSLGCFRDRVKLTRDLQCEEENQEKMIYYLLLDRKERYPSYEDEDLPPRNDVADPPRKRVDSPMLTRHGRCRPERKSLEVLSVTEQGSPTPPRRALDTAAHSQRSRSVSGASTGLSSSPLSSPRVTPQGSPLPTPLGTPVHHPHHPSSTPPSSSSSSSSSRAEGGGGVGSLSLTPPSSPGGGSGMAASSSAHWRTRLNSFKNNLLGSPRFHRRKLQVPTSEDMSSLTPESSPELAKKSWFGNFIGLEKEEQIFVVIRDKPLSSVKADIVHAFLSIPSLSHSVLSQTSFRAEYKSSGGPSVFQKPVKFQVDIAFSEGERERDRERTEREGRRETGIYSVTFTLISGPSRRFRRVVETIQAQLLSSHDQPMVQALSDPFPDEKNGRPHGTPTRQNSRRSEGGGDRCEWGDRTDGGGIGGSGGVLQRRGSAKERTRLLSSNGTQSQP
- the brsk1a gene encoding serine/threonine-protein kinase BRSK2 isoform X9, which encodes MSKELSLGQSAQYVGPYRLEKTLGKGQTGLVKLGVHCITGQKVAIKIVNREKLSESVLMKVEREIAILKLIEHPHVLKLHDVYENNKYLYLVLEHVSGGELFDYLVKKGRLTPKEARKFFRQIISALDFCHSHSICHRDLKPENLLLDEKNNIRIADFGMASLQVGDSLLETSCGSPHYACPEVIRGEKYDGRRADVWSCGVILFALLVGALPFDHDNLRQLLEKVKSGVFHMPHFIPPDCQSLLKGMIEVNPEKRLTLEAIQKHAWYQGGRNEPCPEQPPPRRVCVRRISSLTELDPDVLDSMHSLGCFRDRVKLTRDLQCEEENQEKMIYYLLLDRKERYPSYEDEDLPPRNDVGQSLGGRRDPLKAGSCFSHPHVSEKQVYHKGRLVLYSADPPRKRVDSPMLTRHGRCRPERKSLEVLSVTEQGSPTPPRRALDTAAHSQRSRSVSGASTGLSSSPLSSPRVTPQGSPLPTPLGTPVHHPHHPSSTPPSSSSSSSSSRAEGGGGVGSLSLTPPSSPGGGSGMAASSSAHWRTRLNSFKNNLLGSPRFHRRKLQDLSLSVPTSEDMSSLTPESSPELAKKSWFGNFIGLEKEEQIFVVIRDKPLSSVKADIVHAFLSIPSLSHSVLSQTSFRAEYKSSGGPSVFQKPVKFQVDIAFSEGERERDRERTEREGRRETGIYSVTFTLISGPSRRFRRVVETIQAQLLSSHDQPMVQALSDPFPDEKNGRPHGTPTRQNSRRSEGGGDRCEWGDRTDGGGIGGSGGVLQRRGSAKERTRLLSSNGTQSQP
- the brsk1a gene encoding serine/threonine-protein kinase BRSK2 isoform X4, which encodes MSKELSLGQSAQYVGPYRLEKTLGKGQTGLVKLGVHCITGQKVAIKIVNREKLSESVLMKVEREIAILKLIEHPHVLKLHDVYENNKYLYLVLEHVSGGELFDYLVKKGRLTPKEARKFFRQIISALDFCHSHSICHRDLKPENLLLDEKNNIRIADFGMASLQVGDSLLETSCGSPHYACPEVIRGEKYDGRRADVWSCGVILFALLVGALPFDHDNLRQLLEKVKSGVFHMPHFIPPDCQSLLKGMIEVNPEKRLTLEAIQKHAWYQGGRNEPCPEQPPPRRVCVRRISSLTELDPDVLDSMHSLGCFRDRVKLTRDLQCEEENQEKMIYYLLLDRKERYPSYEDEDLPPRNDVGQSLGGRRDPLKAGSCFSHPHVSEKQVYHKGRLVLYSADPPRKRVDSPMLTRHGRCRPERKSLEVLSVTEQGSPTPPRRALDTAAHSQRSRSVSGASTGLSSSPLSSPRSYQSPVFTFSQSDVTSATATLLTKEPKQGNTTTPRSARAHDKPKAPPNPKTQTLPSKGPADRPHLQPIKSLPLHNPSSRSPSPLLSPIPRFFFPSSSVLKSVTKSFYPNSAHSVPQVTPQGSPLPTPLGTPVHHPHHPSSTPPSSSSSSSSSRAEGGGGVGSLSLTPPSSPGGGSGMAASSSAHWRTRLNSFKNNLLGSPRFHRRKLQVPTSEDMSSLTPESSPELAKKSWFGNFIGLEKEEQIFVVIRDKPLSSVKADIVHAFLSIPSLSHSVLSQTSFRAEYKSSGGPSVFQKPVKFQVDIAFSEGERERDRERTEREGRRETGIYSVTFTLISGPSRRFRRVVETIQAQLLSSHDQPMVQALSDEKNGRPHGTPTRQNSRRSEGGGDRCEWGDRTDGGGIGGSGGVLQRRGSAKERTRLLSSNGTQSQP